The proteins below come from a single Carassius carassius chromosome 11, fCarCar2.1, whole genome shotgun sequence genomic window:
- the LOC132153005 gene encoding TBC1 domain family member 4-like isoform X5 translates to MNKPSASMQNMDHMDGQELLPLSPRALNQGQNPQVSPLSPEQGFGGEKGLRSSADYRALWKKAIHQQILLIRMEKENQRLEASRDELHIRKLKLDYQEVCQCSKEVQALWDRKLSSPCRTKVQWDKEEIHGAVFQGVPKSRRGEVWLVLTQQYRLRHRLPQRQQPPETSYQDLLKQLTAQQHAILVDLGRTFPTHQYFSTQLGAGQLSLYNLLKAYSLLDTEVGYCQGISFVAGLLLLHMSEEQAFDTLKFLMYDLGIRRQYRPDMISLQIQMYQLSRLLHDYHRNLFTHLEEHEICPSLYAAPWFLTLFASQFQLGFVARIFDVLFVQGTEVIFKVALCLLSSHEGEILECDGFESIVDYLKSTIPTLTHSQMEEIITKATEMDISKQLHAYEVEYHVLQDELSDAPPPSEDSDRLDKLEKASVQLKKQNMELLEKLQAARLKIQTLEGSVESFLSRESKMKHLIRSLEQEKASYQKTVERLRSSLPSDAMAEVEMTQLKSSTNGKAKETGCKKPPSY, encoded by the exons ATGAACAAACCCTCTGCGTCTATGCAAAACATGG ACCACATGGATGGCCAGGAGCTGCTGCCACTTTCGCCTCGGGCTTTGAACCAGGGTCAAAACCCTCAGGTCAGCCCCTTGTCACCAGAGCAGGGCTTTGGTGGAGAGAAGGGCCTACGCAGCTCAGCTGATTACAGGGCCCTGTGGAAGAAAGCCATCCACCAACAGATTTTGCTCATCCGCATGGAGAAAGAGAATCAGCGCCTGGAGG CGAGCCGTGATGAATTGCACATTCGGAAACTGAAGCTGGACTACCAGGAAGTGTGTCAGTGCTCAAAAGAAGTGCAGGCCCTGTGGGACAGGAAGTTGAGCAGTCCCTGCCGCACTAAAGTACAGTGGGACAAAGAAGAAATCCACGGTGCGGTTTTTCAAG GTGTCCCCAAAAGTCGGCGAGGTGAAGTATGGCTCGTGCTCACCCAGCAGTACCGTTTGCGTCACCGTCTGCCGCAGAGGCAGCAGCCCCCTGAAACGTCTTATCAGGATCTCCTCAAACAGCTCACAGCACAGCAACACGCCATCCTGGTCGACCTCG GCCGGACATTCCCCACACACCAGTATTTCAGCACTCAGCTGGGAGCTGGACAGCTGTCTCTGTACAATCTTCTAAAGGCCTACTCCCTGCTGGACACGGAGGTGGGCTACTGCCAGGGGATCAGCTTTGTGGCCGGTTTGCTGCTGTTGCATATGAGCGAGGAACAGGCTTTCGACACTCTCAAGTTTCTCATGTACGACCTAGGCATTCGCCGGCAGTACCGTCCCGACATGATCTCTCTGCAG ATCCAGATGTACCAGCTGTCCCGACTGTTGCACGACTATCACCGTAACCTGTTCACTCACCTGGAGGAGCACGAGATCTGTCCCAGCCTGTACGCCGCACCCTGGTTTCTCACTCTCTTCGCCTCTCAGTTCCAGCTTGGCTTTGTCGCCCGTATATTTG ACGTCCTGTTTGTCCAAGGCACAGAGGTGATTTTTAAGGTGGCGCTGTGTTTGCTGAGCAGCCACGAGGGAGAGATACTGGAGTGTGACGGCTTTGAAAGTATTGTAGACTACCTTAAATCCACCATCCCCACCCTCACTCACAGCCAGATGGAAGAGATAATCACCAAG GCAACTGAGATGGATATCTCCAAGCAGCTGCATGCATATGAAGTGGAGTACCACGTCCTGCAGGATGAGCTGTCAGACGCCCCTCCACCATCAGAGGACTCGGATAGGCTTGATAAACTGGAGAAAGCCAGTGTACAGCTCAAGAAACAGAACATGGAATTACTAGAGAAACTACAG GCGGCTCGTTTGAAGATTCAGACATTGGAGGGCAGTGTGGAGAGCTTCCTGTCACGCGAGAGCAAGATGAAGCACCTGATCCGTTCTCTGGAACAGGAGAAAGCTTCCTACCAAAAGACCGTTGAGCGCTTGCGTAGCAGTTTACCATCGGATGCCATGGCTGAAGTGGAGATGACCCAACTCAAGTCCAGCACCAACGGGAAAGCCAAAGAAACTGGCTGCAAAAAGCCACCATCCTACTGA